The DNA window CATTATTTTTCTTATATTCTTTTCTAGATTTCTTACCCCAGCTTCTCTGGCGTATTTGTCTACTACATCTTCTATCGCTCCTTTATTGATATTTACCTCCTGCTTCGTGAGACCATGTTCCTTCATCTGGTTAGGAATTAAAAATCTTTTGGCTATCTCTAGCTTCTCCTCCATGATGTATCCAGGAAGTTGAATAACCTCCATACGGTCAAGAAGCGGTTTTGGAATAGTGTCCATGGTATTTGCAGTTGTTATGAATAATATTTTGGAAAGGTCATACCTTACATCTAAATAATGATCTAAAAAATCCCTGTTTTGCTCTGGGTCTAATACTTCAAGAAGGGCAGAGGCAGGGTCCCCCTGATAACTGTTACCTATTTTATCTATTTCATCTAACATTATCACGGGATTTGAAGTTTCCACTCTTTTTAGGGCCTGTATTATCTTCCCTGGCATAGCCCCTATATAAGTCCTTCTGTGTCCCTTTATCTCAGCCTCGTCCTTCATACCACCAACAGAGAATCTATAAAATTTTCTATTGAGAGTACTTGCTATGGATTTACCTATAGAAGTTTTACCCACTCCAGGAGGACCAACAAGACAAAGTATTGAACCGGTTACATTTCCTGTTTTCATTATGGTACTTATAAATTCAAGTATATTCGTCTTTACATCCTGTAATCCATAATGATCCTTATCCAGTATTGCTCTTGCTTTTTTAACATCTAGCCTGTCATCAGAATAGACTCCCCACGGAAGTTCTAATATAGACTGTACATAGGACCTTGTTACATGATATTCGGGAGAGCTTTGATCAATCATCTTTAACTTCTCAAACTGCTCTTCTACGACACTTTTAGCCTCTTCAGAGAGCTCTATCTCAGATAACCGCTCTACCAGCTTTTCTATTTCAGCCTGCTTATCATCTTTTTCCATTCCGAGCTCTTTTTTTATGAGTTTCAGTTGCTCTCTCAAAAAGTACTCTTTCTGCTGTTTACTGACCTTATCTTCAATCTGTCTTTGGATTTTTTCTTGAAGCTGAGATATCTCAAGCTCTTTTTTCAAAAGTGTCAGAAGTTTTCTACACCTTTCTTCTAGATTAAACTCTTCTAAAAGCTCCTGAAGCTCTCTACTTTCAATTTTTAACATGGCTGCTATGAGATCCATAAGTATACTAGGCTTATCATAAGACACTTGGGACATCAAGAGTTTTAGTTCTTCTTGCATTATAGGATTTACCTTAAATATCTCTTTTAGTGATGTCATAATAGCTAACATATATGCCCGTACTTCATCATTCGGAGCTCCGCTAGGCTCCTGGTTGTACTCAACATTCCACTTGAGCAACGGGGTCTCTTCTACAGTTTTTATCTTTTTAAACCTGCTTATCCCCTGTACTATGATCTGGACAGTATTGGGAGAAATTGGTGTAATCTTGTGGATTTTAACTACAGTCCCTACGTCATAAAGCTTTGACTTAAACAGGTTAATTTCATCTACCTCTTTTGTAAATACCAGTCCCATTAATCTATTCTCTTTTTCTTCTACTTTTCTTATTGCTTCAAGGAATTGCCCCCCTGAAAATGTAATAGGAATCATTATATTAGGAAAAACAGGTCTTGTGACAATGGGAAGAATGACAAGTTTTTCCGGCATTATCTCATTAACACTGACAAGTTCTGTCATATTATTATCAGCCATAGTGATCTCCTCCTTTTATATTTTTCAAATATTAGTTACAAAATCAGAATGAATTTCCTTTATATTTTCTTAGGCTAATTAAAAAAAATATAACTCGAGGAAAATAGTTTTAGTTTTGTATAACTATATTAAATACAAGAGTTTGAGGTGAATGCCATGGTTTTAGAACATCTGATTTTCTTTGCCAAATATATTTACTTTATAAATATTTTTTTTGTTGTGATAATAATCTTCTTTGAAAGAAAAAAGCCAGTATACAGTCTGTTTTGGATCACCGTTCTTGTTCTGACCTCCTACATAGGATTTATTTCCTACTTATTATTTGGGCTGAGCTTCAGAAAAAAAAGGCTGAGTAGAAAATTCTATATGAGAAATATTTTTAGGTATGCAGCACCTTCCGAAAATAAAGAGATAGAAAAACTTGATAAATGGGATCAGATGATACAGTATTTAGAACTTACAGGAAAAAACAGGCTGACTTTTTCGAATAGTATAGAGATTTTCACTGAAGGAAAAGAGCTTTTCCATGATATGAAAAATGAGATAAAAAAAGCAAAATCTTATATCCATATGGAATACTTTATATTTGACAACAACCAGTTGGGGAAAGAATTCTTTACGATTTTAAAGGAAAAGGCAAAATCTGGTGTAGAAGTCAAACTAATATTAGACGGTGTGGGTTGCAGAAAACTTCCCTTAAAAAAAATCAGATCTCTTATAAATTCAAACATAGATGTTCAAGTATTTTTCCCTTCATATTTCCCCTTTGTAAACCTAAGGGCAAACTACAGAACTCACAGAAAAATATGTATCGTTGATGCAAATTGGGGATACATAGGTGGATTTAACATTGGTGATGACTATCTCGGCAAAGGTTCCCTTGGACACTGGAGGGACACACATATTAAAATGAGCGGTGATGTTTTGAATGAACTTCAAAAAGAATTTTTCTCATCTTGGGATTTTATAAAAAATCAGAATTTTTTAAGTTTTGGCAACAAATTCAAGGTTAGACATAATGAAAAAAAGTACTTTCCAGAAAAACAGAATACGGGAAAGTCCCCTATACAGATTGTAGGAAGTGCCCCAGATTATGAATTTCGTCTGATAAGAGATGCCATTCTCCACATGATAACAAAAGCCAAAAGATATATCTATATTCAAACTCCTTACTTCATACCAGATGACATTATTTTTGAGGCCCTAAAAATAGCCTCCCTTTCTGGCATAAGTATAAAAATCATGATTCCAAGTAAACCTGACCATCTTATGGTGTACTGGGCGACTCACTCATATGTAGGGGAGATGATAACTACAGGTGTGAAGTTTTATTCCTATAAAAATGGATTTCTCCACAGCAAAGTGGTCATCGTCGATGATGAAGTGGCTACTGTGGGAAGTTCAAATTTTGATTATAGGAGTTTTTATCAGAATTTTGAGATAAACGCTTTTATATATGATTCTGAGACAGTGAAAAAACTAAAGACGTTATTTATAGAAGATTTGGCAGAAAGCTCATCTATAACAAAACAAATTTACCATAACAGGAAATTACTGGTAAAATTTAAAGAATCCATAAGCAGACTGTTTTCTCCAATTCTCTAAGGGGGTAATTTTTATGATTGAGTTTGACAAAATATCAGATTATTTTAATGAATTTTACGATTTTGGGCCAAAGGACGACATTATCTATCTAGATCTTCATCTTCACACTAACGCCTCAGATGGATATAATACCCCAAAATTTTTTATCGACTTTTTGAAAGAAAAAAAACATCTGATTTCCATAACTGACCATAATGAAATCAGGGGTTCTGTAAAAATATCGGAACTTGGTGTGAAGGTGGTGCCAGGGATGGAGCTAGGATGTGAAGATGGATTTGAGCTTTTGGTCTATTTCAAAAACTTCGAAGATCTCGAAGAATTTTACGTAAGAGAGGTAGAGGGAAATAAGCACCCCTATAGAATGGCGAGAACAACAAAGGATGCTTTTTATTTTTTAGACATCCTCGAAGGCAGAGGGTGCCACGTTTCTATCCCTCATGTTAATGGACTGGCCCAAAAAAATTATATCAAAAATAAACATTACCTTTCTGATGTTTTGACACGGGTAGATTCTCTAGAAACATACAACCACTCCCTTTCAAAGAAAAGAAATCTCACGGCCAAAGATTTAAGAAAAAGCTATCATTTAAGTGCCACATTCGGAAGTGATGCCCATATTAACAGGGAGATTCTTTCATATTACAGATTCTTAAATATGGAGGAAAAAAAGCACCATAAATTAATGGATTCCATTTACAAAATATCTATGCTTTCAGGCCTAGGAAAAAAACATCTGATGCATCTCTTCAAGAAAAAATAGAGTATCAAAAAAATCATCTGCAAGCTGTCCGGATGATTTTTTATTTTAAGAGATTATTGTACTCAAAGAGAGTCTTTACGGCTTCAAAATATTTTTTTGCCATTATTTCATAGCCATACTCATTGGGATGGACAGTATCACTCATATACTTTGGCCTTCCCCATACTTCTTCCCATATATCTTCAACGAGAAAAACATTTTCTTTAGAGGAAAGTTCTCTATACATTTTATCATAACTTTTTTTATCTTTTCCTTTTATAAAGGATAAAATAGATTTTTCAGGAAAAAACTTTGCTATGAAAATTATTGTACCGTTATCTAAAAGTTTATCGACCATGTATTCTAAGTCAATTTTTGTGTTTTGGCTGGACACGCCTAAAAAGTAATCGTTGGCCCCAAACTCTATTATAACAACATCTGGATCGAAACTTAATACATCATTTTCAAATCTTTCTCTCGCCTGTGAAGCTGTATCCCCTGGAACTCCCGCATTAACAATCTCCACATCCAGATAATTTCTCAAGTAATCAGGATAGCTTTTGCCTTTAGGAGCCCCTATACCTGCAGTCAGACTGTCTCCAAAGCATACAAGAACACTCTCCCTACCTTTAGGCAACTCTATTTCCAGTTGACTCTTATTAAAAAAAACAAAAGCCATTAAAATTACAATCAACAATCCCCCTATAATTAAGCTTTTATTATTCAAAATTTCACCCCACAGCTTTGTAAAAAGATTATATCCAAACCCATTTTATCCCTTATCTTGTTAAGACTTAATAATTATTCATGCATTTTATTATTTTGAGTACAGCCTTAACTATCCAGTAAATTTGCTAATTAAATTATATCAGATAAGGGGAAATAGTTTTATAAAATATTTGAATAAATTAATTCCCCATAATCCAGTATATCCATTGACTTGTCTCGTATCTCAGTATTATATTTGAACCCTTGAAAAACTCCTGTTAATATAAACTATATTTAATCCATAGTGGTATTTTATTTTATTTCTAAATAGTATATAATTTAAAATTATACAGAGATTTTATCCGATCTGAATTATATGAATAATTCAGACTGGCTTATTTTAAATTAAGGGGGAATTTACATTGAATAAAAAAATAGGATTCATAGGCTGCGGAAATATGGGGGAGGCTATCCTAGGTGGCATCCTGTCATCGGGTATTCTCAAAGGGGAAAATATATGGGTGTCAGAACTGAGCAGTGACAGACTAAGTGAACTTTCTAAAAAATACGGTGTAAACATTACTAATGACGGAAAAGAGGTAGTGAAAAACAGCGATATCTTCATAATCGCAGTTAAACCTAATATCTATCCTGTGGTTCTAGAAGATATAAAAGAGCTGGTAGACAGTACAAAAACAGTGGTGACAATAGCTGCAGGAGTGACTATCGCATCTGTGGAAAATATCATCGGGTCTGACAAAAGAATCATAAGGACTATGCCAAATACTCCGGCCCTTGTAGCAGAGGGAATGACCTCTATCTCTCATAATGACATGGTGAGTCTAGAGAATCTGGAAGAAATCAAAACTATATTTGGAAGTTTCGGGAAATCCGAAGTTCTTTCAGAATATCTCATCCACAGTGTGACAGCAGTAAGCGGGTCTTCTCCTGCATATGTGTTTATGTTTATCGAAGCCTTAGCCGACGGGGCGGTACTACAAGGAATGCCTAGGGACAAGGCTTATCAGTTTGCGGCTCAGAGTGTACTTGGGGCGGCAAAGATGGTCTTAGAAACTGGAAAACACCCTGGAGCATTGAAAGATGCAGTGTGCTCTCCTGGTGGGACAACTATAGAGGCCGTGAAAGTTCTGGAAGAAGAAGGATTCAGAAACTCTGTAATAAAGGCTGTGGAAGCCTGTGCAAAAAAATCAAAGATGATGAGTAAATAAAAATTATTTATTAAATAGTTGATCTAAAGACCTCTCTATATTAACTTTGTGATGTAGGTCTTTTTTTCAACCATTAATTATATTTTTATTAATTTATAATTAACATTTTTTAACTTGTCATAAGGGCTAAATTATATTATAACTTACTAAGCAGATTTTCTTAATCTCTGATAGATTATAGGGGGGAACGACTTGGAAAAGAATATAATTTCCAAAGAAGAATTACAAGACTTTGAAAAAAAAATAAAAGATCAAATCTCAAGATTCAGAACCAAAAACTTCAAAAATCCTTTAGTCATAATGAATGTAGGTGGAATCACCTCCAATTATAAAATAAAAACTTTCGTCAATAAATTTTTAAATATCTTATCTAAATATCAATCCTTTGATACAAACTATCACCTCATCCTGGCAACAGAAAAAATTGAAAATATGAAAATTTTTTCGTCATCTTCTAGAATCAAATTCAAAAAATATATCAATTCCACAAAACCTCAGAACAAAGAGTGCAGTCTTCTAAATCCAATTCATTTTGTAAACACCCTCAGCTTCGAACCGGATATTATTTTTATATTTAGTATGTCTAGAAACAAAGACTGTCTAAATGACAGCACTGAACTGAGGGATGATTTTTTAAACATCTCAAAAAGATTGGTTTGGATAGTTCCAGAAGACTATGCTGATGAATTTGCAAACCTTGACCCCCATATTATTGGTCAAAAAAAATACTTAGAGATCAGCACAGAGTCCCAATGGGATAAAGTTGATATTTTCCAAAGAGCATTGACACTGGCTACAAAAGCCCACAAAAGCCAATGTAGAAAAGGAACAACAACTCCATATATTGTCCATCCTGTTATGGTGGCTATGATGCTAAGAGAAGAAGGATGCCCGGAACACCTTATTCTTTCAGCCCTTCTCCACGATACCATTGAGGATTCACATGTCTCCTATGAAGATATTAGGACAAAATTTGGCAAAAATGTCGCAAAAATAGTCTTGAATCTTTCAGATAAGGATAAAAGCCTTCCTTGGGAGATAAGAAAGCAGAGAGAGGTCCATTTCTTGAAAACAGAGGCTACCCCCGAGGAAATAATCGTTGCATGTGCAGATAAATTTCACAATATTTCATGCATCAGTGCAGATTACAAATTGGCTGGAAATCATGTGTGGAAAAGATTTAACGCTCCAAAAGAAAAACAAAGATGGTATTATCACGAGCTTTTAAATGTTTTTCAAAAGAGATCTAAAATACTAGAAAATCTTTTAATCTATGAAAAATTCAAGAACAAAGTCTATGAAGTTTTCCCGGAGTAACTTTCCGGGTTTTTTATCTTGTAACACAATAAAAATTCTATTGTGGAATTTTAGGCTCATTTTAGATATACTGTTTTTAAAAATCAAATTTTTTACAAGGAGACTTTATGATTTTATGGGAAATTTTTTGGTCGTTTTTTAAAATAGGAGCAGTTACTTTTGGAGGAGGATATGCAATGATTCCCCTCATAGAAAAAGAGATGATTACAAATAAAAAATGGATAGATGAAGAGGAGCTCTTAGAAATAATAGCCATAGCCCAGATGACTCCAGGGGTTATTGCCATAAACACCGCCACATTCGTAGGAAGAAAAGCCGGCGGAATAAAGGGGGCGCTTATAGCTTCAGTTGCCGTGGTTCTCCCGTCTTTATTTGTCATATCAGTAATAGTAACTTTTCTTTCTGGAAGCTTTGACACCATCTTAGTACAAAAATTCCTCACAGGAGTCAGAGGAGGACTACTGGCTCTCATGGCACACTCTTTGCTCAGACTCTTCAGATCCGGAGCAAATAACATAGTTGGAATAGCTCTCCTAGCAGTAACCCTTATAACACTTATATTCTCTATTTTATCTCCAATAAACCTGATTATTTTTGGATCTGTAACAGGAATTATGTTATACAGGTTTTTTCCTAGATTCACTTTAAAATATCTTGGCGGTGATAAAAAATGATCTACTTTACTTTATTTTTTACTTTTTTCAAAATTGGTCTTTTTACCTTTGGCGGTGGACTGGCTATGCTTCCTCTTATTCAGGAGGAACTCCTAAGAAGAAACTGGATGACTGTTCCGCAGTTTTTGGACCTTGTATCAATAGCACAGATAACTCCAGGAGCCATTGGGGTAAACTCTGCTACATATGTTGGAAACAAACTCTGTGGATTTTGGGGTGGGGTCATTGCAACTGCAGGGGTGATTACACCATCTATAATTATAATTCTCATACTTTCTGCCATCCTTATAAAATTAAAGGGAAATGTATATAAAGATGCATTCTTTTTTGGTATTAAACCTATTACTGTAGGACTCATAGCCTATGCAGGCTACACCATCGCTAAGGACACATACTTCATCAGAAATCAAATCAGTATAGGGGCTATCTCAATCTCAATTTTAGCATTTATTATCCTCCATAAATACAAGACAAATCCAGTTTACATTGTTTTTATCTCAGCTGTAGCAGGAATGATTCTCTTATAAAGTTTATTTATAAAAGAAAAAGAGCCTATCACCATCAAAAGGTATAAGCTCTTTTTTTATTTATTCTTTTTACCCCTATACACCCCTGTCCTAAGCTCATCTATATAAAACTTTAAGTCTGGTATTTTCTTATCGATGGCATACTGAACGGCTAGTTCTATATCATAGGGTACCCTCACAATTGACATAGAAAAAGTTGCCATCTCAAAACTCTTGTATTTACCCTCAATGATTCCGTAGGAGGCCTGAGTCAGCTCAAGTGGATTACCTACGCTTCCCACATTGAATATCATCTTTTGATCAAAGCACTGGGAATAGGCCCCGTGAATATCTCCGTATATCACTACATCTGAGTCAGATTCAGATTCCTCGGGGGCTTCAAAAAGTTCCGTTTTTTCATCATAGGTTGCCGTGGCATGGACTCTTTTGAAAACATCTTTTGGTGAAGCGTGGCATATCCTAATCAGTTTCCCACTCATGTAAAATTCATGGTATAGGGGAAGGCCTCTGAGATATTCCAATCTTTTATCACCCAGTATTCTCCTGTGCCACAAAACTTCTTCAAATTCATTGTCTTCCTGCTCTGAGATAAAATACTCCCAGTTTCCCTTGACAACTACCTCGCACTTTTTCCTTACAATATCAACTGCTTCACAAGAATCCGGACCTTTTCCTGCTAGATCCCCGAGACAAAATATTCTAGATATTTTTTTATCCTCTATATCTTTTAAAACAGCTTCCAGAGCAGGTATATTTCCATGAATATCTGATATGACAGCTATTTTATCCATTCCATATCTCCTTTAAAAATTCTTTTTAAAAATCCTGTATTATAATCTATTATAATCCATTTTTTTTATTCTGTATATTAGAAAGAGTTTTTTCAAATCCAAAATAAGTCATTATCCTAATACTCACAATAAGTTTTACATTGTAAATTTTACAAAACAATTGTATAATATAGGGTATTTGTTATTCAAAGGAGTGTAATATGATAAAAATAGGAAAAAGACAAAAAATGAGAGTTAATAATATTGCTAGTATCGGTGTTTATATGGATGCTGAGACAGACAATCCAAAAGATAATATCCTTTTACCTAATAATGAGATTGAAAATATGGAGGTAGCACCTGGAGATTACCTTGATGTCTTTATATACCGTGATTCTGAGGACAGGCTTATCGCTACACTTAGAAAAACCTATGCGGTTGTGGGAGCACTCTCAAAACTCGAAGTTGTTGATATCACTGAAATAGGAGCTTTCCTAGACTGGGGACTCAACAAAGATATCCTGCTTCCAAGAGGTCAGGAAGAAGGGAAATTAAAACTAGGAAACAAATATCTAGTGGGTCTCTATGAAGATAAAAAAGGAAGACTTTCTGCTACTATGCAGATTTATAAATTCCTTATGCCTTGCAATGACTACAAGGCAAATGATCTTGTTTCAGCTACAGTCTACAGGATTCAAAAAGATATCGGTGTTTTTGTAGCTGTAGACGACAGATATTTTGGACTCATTCCAAAAAGTGAATGTTATGAAGAATATGATGTAGGACAAGAATTAGAACTTAGAGTAATCAGAGTAAGAGAAGACGGTAAACTTGATCTCAGTCCTAGGGCACTTCTGCACCAGCAGATGGACAAAGATGCTGAAAAGCTTCTTGAAAAAATGAAACTCTACAGAAATATATTTCCGTTAAATGATAAGAGCTCGCCGGAAAAGATCGAAAAAATGCTCGGCATGAGTAAAAAGGCCTTTAAAAGAGCCATGGGAAGTCTTCTGAAAAGTGGTCTTGTGACAAAAACAGAAGATGGTTTTAAAATCAAGTAATAAGTAATATCAAATACGTTCAATTTAAAAGACCGTCTGATTATACAGACGGTCTTTTTTATAGCCTTTTTATTATTTTCATATTTTTTTTTATAAGTTTTTTTCCTCTGCTCGTATCAAAATATCTCATTAAATAAAAGGCTCCGACCAGAAAAAGAAAACTTACAAATATCCCTAGTCCCTCTCCTGCACCCAAAAATTGTGCTGTCAAATAGCCTAAAATCATAAAAAGCGGAGGCACAACATAGAGAAAAAGTCCTAAAGAATATACAGAACCGTCTTGCATTTCCAATAAAACTCTGTCTCCTGGATCAACAGGAAAATCCGGCATGTCTACCTCTATAACAAATTTATCTTCCTTCACCTTGCATTTCCCACAGCTTCCGCACCCACCTTTATGTGCCGGCTTTACATTTACAAAGGCTGTATCATCTTCAATTTTCAGAATTATCCCCTCTTTTTTCATAAAAAACACCTCTTTTTAAAACCATAAAAATAAATTTTTTTATCTTTTTTATATTACAGCAGTCAAGTTCTTTATCCAAGAGCTTTTCTTAATTAGCATTACTAATTTTCTTAAAAATTTTAGAAAAAATCCCATCTTTTTTCTTCTCAGAAGGTTCCCTGTCATCTATGTCCTCTATAGATATCACAGTGTATCCCTCTTTTTCTATGGCTTCCTTCAGAATATTTTCAGGGGCTGTGCCATTTACTATAGCCTCCTTTTCCTTCAATATTACCTTTACCTCACTTATCCCCTCTACACTCTTCAGAGCCTTACTGACAGCATTTACGCAGTGATCACACATCATGCCTTCTATTTTTATTCTCTTCATATCCTTAACCTCCTGCTTATATTATTTTCCACCCTTGTTCATTATACCCTCATATCCTATTTAAAGTAAATTAAACCAAAACAGTAATATCCCAGAAATGAAAAAAGCCCAGAATAAACTAGGCTTATAAGACTTCTACGTCTGCAGATACCCTGTAGACTATATCT is part of the uncultured Ilyobacter sp. genome and encodes:
- the lon gene encoding endopeptidase La; amino-acid sequence: MADNNMTELVSVNEIMPEKLVILPIVTRPVFPNIMIPITFSGGQFLEAIRKVEEKENRLMGLVFTKEVDEINLFKSKLYDVGTVVKIHKITPISPNTVQIIVQGISRFKKIKTVEETPLLKWNVEYNQEPSGAPNDEVRAYMLAIMTSLKEIFKVNPIMQEELKLLMSQVSYDKPSILMDLIAAMLKIESRELQELLEEFNLEERCRKLLTLLKKELEISQLQEKIQRQIEDKVSKQQKEYFLREQLKLIKKELGMEKDDKQAEIEKLVERLSEIELSEEAKSVVEEQFEKLKMIDQSSPEYHVTRSYVQSILELPWGVYSDDRLDVKKARAILDKDHYGLQDVKTNILEFISTIMKTGNVTGSILCLVGPPGVGKTSIGKSIASTLNRKFYRFSVGGMKDEAEIKGHRRTYIGAMPGKIIQALKRVETSNPVIMLDEIDKIGNSYQGDPASALLEVLDPEQNRDFLDHYLDVRYDLSKILFITTANTMDTIPKPLLDRMEVIQLPGYIMEEKLEIAKRFLIPNQMKEHGLTKQEVNINKGAIEDVVDKYAREAGVRNLEKNIRKIMRKTTLRIAEGDVNKVNITKKNLEEFLGQPLFITEELYQRSVPGVTLGLAWTSMGGATLYIEATGISNKEKGFKLTGQLGSVMKESAEIAHSYVRSYLNMEKDCSEEVRSYFDKNTVHLHVPAGATPKDGPSAGITMALALYSLAKGKAVKKDIAMTGELTLTGKVLPIGGIREKTIAARRVGIFTLIIPKDNRKDYERLPDYIKEGVTVHFVDYFEDVIRAAFD
- the cls gene encoding cardiolipin synthase: MVLEHLIFFAKYIYFINIFFVVIIIFFERKKPVYSLFWITVLVLTSYIGFISYLLFGLSFRKKRLSRKFYMRNIFRYAAPSENKEIEKLDKWDQMIQYLELTGKNRLTFSNSIEIFTEGKELFHDMKNEIKKAKSYIHMEYFIFDNNQLGKEFFTILKEKAKSGVEVKLILDGVGCRKLPLKKIRSLINSNIDVQVFFPSYFPFVNLRANYRTHRKICIVDANWGYIGGFNIGDDYLGKGSLGHWRDTHIKMSGDVLNELQKEFFSSWDFIKNQNFLSFGNKFKVRHNEKKYFPEKQNTGKSPIQIVGSAPDYEFRLIRDAILHMITKAKRYIYIQTPYFIPDDIIFEALKIASLSGISIKIMIPSKPDHLMVYWATHSYVGEMITTGVKFYSYKNGFLHSKVVIVDDEVATVGSSNFDYRSFYQNFEINAFIYDSETVKKLKTLFIEDLAESSSITKQIYHNRKLLVKFKESISRLFSPIL
- a CDS encoding PHP domain-containing protein; this translates as MIEFDKISDYFNEFYDFGPKDDIIYLDLHLHTNASDGYNTPKFFIDFLKEKKHLISITDHNEIRGSVKISELGVKVVPGMELGCEDGFELLVYFKNFEDLEEFYVREVEGNKHPYRMARTTKDAFYFLDILEGRGCHVSIPHVNGLAQKNYIKNKHYLSDVLTRVDSLETYNHSLSKKRNLTAKDLRKSYHLSATFGSDAHINREILSYYRFLNMEEKKHHKLMDSIYKISMLSGLGKKHLMHLFKKK
- a CDS encoding GDSL-type esterase/lipase family protein; translated protein: MIVILMAFVFFNKSQLEIELPKGRESVLVCFGDSLTAGIGAPKGKSYPDYLRNYLDVEIVNAGVPGDTASQARERFENDVLSFDPDVVIIEFGANDYFLGVSSQNTKIDLEYMVDKLLDNGTIIFIAKFFPEKSILSFIKGKDKKSYDKMYRELSSKENVFLVEDIWEEVWGRPKYMSDTVHPNEYGYEIMAKKYFEAVKTLFEYNNLLK
- the proC gene encoding pyrroline-5-carboxylate reductase, with product MNKKIGFIGCGNMGEAILGGILSSGILKGENIWVSELSSDRLSELSKKYGVNITNDGKEVVKNSDIFIIAVKPNIYPVVLEDIKELVDSTKTVVTIAAGVTIASVENIIGSDKRIIRTMPNTPALVAEGMTSISHNDMVSLENLEEIKTIFGSFGKSEVLSEYLIHSVTAVSGSSPAYVFMFIEALADGAVLQGMPRDKAYQFAAQSVLGAAKMVLETGKHPGALKDAVCSPGGTTIEAVKVLEEEGFRNSVIKAVEACAKKSKMMSK
- a CDS encoding HD domain-containing protein — its product is MEKNIISKEELQDFEKKIKDQISRFRTKNFKNPLVIMNVGGITSNYKIKTFVNKFLNILSKYQSFDTNYHLILATEKIENMKIFSSSSRIKFKKYINSTKPQNKECSLLNPIHFVNTLSFEPDIIFIFSMSRNKDCLNDSTELRDDFLNISKRLVWIVPEDYADEFANLDPHIIGQKKYLEISTESQWDKVDIFQRALTLATKAHKSQCRKGTTTPYIVHPVMVAMMLREEGCPEHLILSALLHDTIEDSHVSYEDIRTKFGKNVAKIVLNLSDKDKSLPWEIRKQREVHFLKTEATPEEIIVACADKFHNISCISADYKLAGNHVWKRFNAPKEKQRWYYHELLNVFQKRSKILENLLIYEKFKNKVYEVFPE
- a CDS encoding chromate transporter — translated: MILWEIFWSFFKIGAVTFGGGYAMIPLIEKEMITNKKWIDEEELLEIIAIAQMTPGVIAINTATFVGRKAGGIKGALIASVAVVLPSLFVISVIVTFLSGSFDTILVQKFLTGVRGGLLALMAHSLLRLFRSGANNIVGIALLAVTLITLIFSILSPINLIIFGSVTGIMLYRFFPRFTLKYLGGDKK
- a CDS encoding chromate transporter: MIYFTLFFTFFKIGLFTFGGGLAMLPLIQEELLRRNWMTVPQFLDLVSIAQITPGAIGVNSATYVGNKLCGFWGGVIATAGVITPSIIIILILSAILIKLKGNVYKDAFFFGIKPITVGLIAYAGYTIAKDTYFIRNQISIGAISISILAFIILHKYKTNPVYIVFISAVAGMILL
- a CDS encoding metallophosphoesterase family protein, coding for MDKIAVISDIHGNIPALEAVLKDIEDKKISRIFCLGDLAGKGPDSCEAVDIVRKKCEVVVKGNWEYFISEQEDNEFEEVLWHRRILGDKRLEYLRGLPLYHEFYMSGKLIRICHASPKDVFKRVHATATYDEKTELFEAPEESESDSDVVIYGDIHGAYSQCFDQKMIFNVGSVGNPLELTQASYGIIEGKYKSFEMATFSMSIVRVPYDIELAVQYAIDKKIPDLKFYIDELRTGVYRGKKNK
- a CDS encoding S1-like domain-containing RNA-binding protein; amino-acid sequence: MIKIGKRQKMRVNNIASIGVYMDAETDNPKDNILLPNNEIENMEVAPGDYLDVFIYRDSEDRLIATLRKTYAVVGALSKLEVVDITEIGAFLDWGLNKDILLPRGQEEGKLKLGNKYLVGLYEDKKGRLSATMQIYKFLMPCNDYKANDLVSATVYRIQKDIGVFVAVDDRYFGLIPKSECYEEYDVGQELELRVIRVREDGKLDLSPRALLHQQMDKDAEKLLEKMKLYRNIFPLNDKSSPEKIEKMLGMSKKAFKRAMGSLLKSGLVTKTEDGFKIK
- a CDS encoding SoxR reducing system RseC family protein, with amino-acid sequence MKKEGIILKIEDDTAFVNVKPAHKGGCGSCGKCKVKEDKFVIEVDMPDFPVDPGDRVLLEMQDGSVYSLGLFLYVVPPLFMILGYLTAQFLGAGEGLGIFVSFLFLVGAFYLMRYFDTSRGKKLIKKNMKIIKRL
- a CDS encoding cation transporter, with product MKRIKIEGMMCDHCVNAVSKALKSVEGISEVKVILKEKEAIVNGTAPENILKEAIEKEGYTVISIEDIDDREPSEKKKDGIFSKIFKKISNAN